Proteins encoded by one window of Thermoplasmata archaeon:
- a CDS encoding TIGR04190 family B12-binding domain/radical SAM domain protein, which yields MYDLILVHSPSIYDFRKKSTNLGPISDVVPSTPIFEMYPIGFMSILNNVISNGFKAKIVNLAVKMIYHKNFDVRNYIKKQESQIYGLDLHWLPHVQGSIEVAKIIKEEHPDSKIVFGGLSSTYYAIELLKNYEFIDFVLKGDTTEPFFPLLIDAVERNNDLSSIPNLAWRDNSKIVENQCRDPDKDIDKVSLDYRIIYRNAVKTMSAEDHLPYGDWVDNPSAMTLIQKGCNHNCTICGGSNFAYKNFYCRNKVSFRNIDTIVSELKSIQENLGSPAFITGDIHEAGKDFDIKLLEAVKREGIDIPILFELFSPAPESYYQTISKNISEFTVEISPESSNENIRAISGKYYANSGLEKNIEYAMKYDARRMDLFFSVGIPGQSVSDVDNDVEYVKKLYAKFPKNLSTFISPISPFVDPGSLAFEKSELYGLKIKAKTLKDHYNLLNSNDTWIDFLNYETDKMTKNDIAYATYKSALELVKLRAEKGAIVDDNLKGRIEEQLKELDQNILKRGRYMGPIIFEKDDLVWSKKSVVRNMHNVGLEFYRFIKKI from the coding sequence ATGTATGATCTTATATTAGTACATTCACCAAGTATATACGATTTCAGAAAAAAAAGTACAAATCTAGGACCTATCAGTGATGTGGTACCATCAACACCAATATTTGAGATGTATCCAATTGGATTTATGAGCATCTTGAACAATGTTATCTCTAACGGGTTTAAAGCTAAAATAGTGAATTTAGCGGTGAAGATGATTTATCACAAAAACTTTGATGTTAGAAATTATATTAAAAAACAGGAATCACAAATATATGGGCTGGATCTGCACTGGCTACCTCATGTGCAGGGTTCTATAGAGGTCGCAAAAATTATAAAAGAAGAACATCCAGATTCAAAGATCGTATTTGGTGGTCTGTCATCTACATATTATGCGATCGAGCTATTAAAAAACTATGAGTTCATAGACTTTGTGCTCAAAGGAGATACAACCGAGCCGTTCTTTCCGTTGCTGATAGATGCAGTAGAGAGAAATAACGATTTAAGCTCGATACCAAATCTGGCATGGCGCGACAATTCTAAAATTGTGGAGAACCAATGCAGAGATCCAGACAAGGACATTGATAAAGTGTCTCTTGACTACCGAATAATATACAGAAATGCAGTAAAAACTATGAGTGCTGAAGATCATCTACCATATGGAGACTGGGTTGATAACCCATCAGCAATGACATTGATCCAGAAAGGATGCAATCATAACTGTACAATCTGCGGGGGCTCTAATTTTGCATACAAGAACTTTTATTGCAGAAACAAAGTATCTTTTAGGAATATAGATACCATTGTTTCAGAACTGAAATCTATTCAAGAGAATCTAGGAAGCCCGGCATTTATTACCGGCGATATACATGAAGCCGGCAAAGATTTCGATATTAAACTACTGGAAGCTGTTAAGAGAGAGGGTATAGATATCCCTATATTGTTCGAGCTATTTAGTCCTGCGCCAGAAAGCTATTATCAGACAATATCTAAGAATATATCTGAGTTCACGGTAGAGATCTCTCCAGAGTCTTCTAACGAGAATATAAGAGCGATATCTGGTAAATATTATGCAAACTCAGGGCTGGAAAAAAATATAGAGTATGCCATGAAATATGATGCACGAAGAATGGATCTATTCTTTTCGGTAGGTATTCCAGGACAGAGTGTTTCAGACGTAGATAACGATGTTGAATATGTTAAAAAACTGTACGCGAAATTTCCTAAGAATCTATCCACTTTCATATCTCCTATATCTCCGTTTGTGGATCCTGGAAGTCTTGCATTCGAAAAATCGGAGCTATACGGGTTAAAGATAAAAGCAAAAACCTTAAAAGATCATTATAACCTGCTGAACAGTAATGATACATGGATTGATTTTTTAAACTATGAAACTGACAAAATGACAAAAAATGATATAGCCTATGCCACTTATAAATCTGCACTAGAGCTGGTAAAATTGAGAGCAGAGAAGGGTGCGATAGTAGACGATAATCTAAAGGGAAGAATTGAAGAGCAACTTAAAGAACTGGACCAGAATATTTTGAAGAGAGGCAGGTATATGGGGCCAATCATATTTGAGAAAGATGATCTTGTCTGGTCTAAGAAAAGCGTGGTTAGAAACATGCATAATGTAGGGCTTGAATTTTACAGATTTATAAAAAAGATTTAG
- a CDS encoding class II glutamine amidotransferase — MCRMICGISNNDFILSEYIGELKYQALNGSHAPHIDGWGVLYSEGSTLKLYKTKNSIDKDLENNENFKNKIITDFFIMHARKSSVGERSEKNAHPFLYNSFGFCHNGTINNANKLKVTGLEGDTDSEKLFHYIVQELKNGKEMKDAISEILSAGLEATSFNFMIGNKEELYVFRYANEREEYYTIYESISDGAFIYSTEPFNSDQLLWQLLPNHSLVHIRDMKKEVIHY, encoded by the coding sequence ATGTGCAGAATGATTTGTGGAATCAGCAATAATGATTTTATTTTGAGTGAATATATTGGAGAATTAAAATACCAAGCTTTAAACGGTTCTCATGCGCCGCACATTGACGGATGGGGAGTATTGTATTCAGAGGGGTCTACATTAAAACTATATAAAACAAAAAACAGCATTGATAAGGATCTGGAGAACAATGAGAATTTTAAAAACAAGATAATTACTGATTTTTTTATAATGCATGCAAGAAAGAGCTCAGTAGGCGAAAGATCCGAGAAAAATGCACATCCGTTCTTATACAATAGCTTTGGCTTTTGCCATAACGGCACTATTAATAATGCTAACAAACTCAAAGTAACAGGATTGGAAGGAGATACTGATTCTGAAAAATTGTTTCATTATATTGTTCAAGAGTTGAAAAATGGTAAAGAAATGAAAGATGCTATTTCAGAAATTTTAAGTGCCGGGTTAGAGGCTACATCTTTTAATTTCATGATAGGCAATAAAGAAGAGCTCTATGTTTTCAGATATGCAAATGAAAGAGAAGAGTATTATACCATTTACGAATCTATTTCTGATGGGGCATTTATATATTCTACAGAGCCCTTCAATTCAGATCAGTTGTTATGGCAACTTTTGCCAAATCATTCTCTAGTACATATCAGAGACATGAAAAAAGAAGTCATACATTATTAA
- a CDS encoding NAD-binding protein, which yields MRFRLHPHIYKLIILSALFTIFIGTVSLFTPISFSFFSPNLIRERGIFTIFIGFFLLVISFGIKNKSRLAWRIIVLFLLLSIFVIFLKGFTIYYIDLFVIGFDIYILILLIIHRKEYNYPTRFFSRPEISVALVTIIFTVAYGIGGSLLFGSQFKPEIKDFYTALYYTIETVTTLGFGDILPVTTVSRMFTASLVVMGLASFFGAITILLAPIFQRRVSEVINFMERFESKNFKDHILICGYSPIISDFLETLKDQEKLFVVIEKNAENATMLKNKGYIVINDHADNEKLLKTLNLENSQKILISSDDDGYNLLIAITIKQLDIGKKLKDRTIIVVNDSKNYNKFKDFSESIIDPNNIFKNYISKLI from the coding sequence ATGAGATTCAGATTGCATCCACATATTTACAAATTAATAATTCTATCTGCGCTATTTACAATTTTCATTGGCACTGTATCTCTGTTCACACCCATTTCATTCAGTTTTTTTAGTCCAAATCTCATAAGAGAGCGTGGAATATTCACAATATTTATAGGATTCTTCTTACTAGTAATAAGTTTTGGCATAAAAAACAAGTCTCGGCTTGCGTGGAGGATAATCGTACTGTTTTTGCTGCTATCAATATTTGTCATATTTTTGAAGGGATTTACAATATACTATATCGACCTATTTGTGATAGGATTTGATATATATATATTGATCTTGCTAATAATACACAGGAAAGAGTACAACTACCCTACTAGATTTTTCAGCAGACCTGAGATATCTGTAGCATTGGTTACAATAATATTTACAGTCGCTTACGGTATCGGTGGCTCTTTACTATTTGGCTCCCAGTTTAAGCCTGAAATTAAAGATTTTTACACTGCATTATATTATACTATTGAAACTGTAACCACATTGGGATTTGGAGATATATTGCCAGTAACTACAGTTTCTAGAATGTTTACAGCGTCTCTTGTTGTAATGGGATTGGCAAGCTTTTTTGGTGCAATAACTATATTACTAGCTCCAATATTTCAACGAAGAGTAAGTGAGGTGATAAATTTTATGGAACGTTTCGAGTCAAAGAATTTTAAAGATCATATCCTGATCTGCGGATATTCGCCCATAATTTCAGATTTTTTGGAAACACTGAAAGATCAGGAAAAATTATTTGTAGTAATCGAGAAAAATGCGGAAAATGCAACAATGTTAAAAAATAAAGGATACATAGTCATCAATGATCACGCAGATAATGAAAAACTGTTGAAAACACTAAACTTAGAAAATAGTCAAAAGATTTTGATATCTTCTGATGACGACGGATATAATCTCCTGATTGCCATAACTATCAAGCAACTGGATATCGGTAAAAAATTAAAAGACCGAACTATCATCGTGGTAAACGACTCAAAAAATTATAATAAGTTTAAGGATTTCTCAGAATCTATAATAGATCCAAATAACATATTCAAAAACTATATTTCAAAATTGATCTAA